A region of Micromonospora sp. WMMD882 DNA encodes the following proteins:
- a CDS encoding MarR family transcriptional regulator: MYRRRDTRREQLVAEITNNLRRYAVDAQHVGHAFAGLHGLNGTDLQALIAVMDAELLGDPTTPGRLGEQLHLSSGAVTALVDRLERGGHIRRDRGATDRRKILLRYADRGAALAMEFFQPLGSRTDAVMAGFTDAELETVHRFMVGMSASLRQHRDAVRAARAEPPERTEG; this comes from the coding sequence ATGTACCGGCGGCGCGACACCCGGCGCGAGCAGCTCGTCGCCGAGATCACCAACAACCTCCGGCGGTACGCGGTGGACGCCCAGCACGTCGGCCACGCCTTCGCCGGCCTGCACGGGCTCAACGGCACCGACCTGCAGGCCCTGATCGCGGTGATGGACGCCGAGCTGCTCGGCGACCCGACCACCCCCGGCCGGCTCGGCGAGCAACTCCACCTCTCCTCCGGCGCGGTCACCGCCCTGGTCGACCGGCTGGAACGCGGCGGACACATCCGCCGCGACCGGGGCGCCACCGACCGCCGCAAGATCCTGCTGCGCTACGCCGACCGGGGCGCCGCCCTGGCGATGGAGTTCTTCCAGCCGCTGGGCTCCCGCACCGACGCCGTGATGGCCGGGTTCACCGACGCCGAGCTGGAGACCGTGCACCGGTTCATGGTGGGGATGAGCGCCTCCCTGCGGCAGCACCGCGACGCCGTACGGGCCGCCCGCGCCGAGCCACCCGAGCGTACGGAGGGCTGA
- a CDS encoding efflux RND transporter permease subunit — translation MSLFTRVARGRLAAWLTVVAAIVVGGVVFGLPTPDNPPPVSATGLSTQWQSTQVERLQERLPSADVQPAIVVLSRADGDPLTDTDRAAVTTTADELTRHADGGRVAPPQISPDGTVALLVVPFSTAGGQDAVAEQVAALRDDLTDLADPLRAEVTGAPAFTADLTRVFEGADVTLLAVTAGVVALLLLITYRSPLLWIVPLAIVAATEQITLRAIETVVPAVGINLQTGAVTGIASVLVFGAATDYALLLIARYREELRRDDDRFTAMRAALRRTAEPILASGGTVVLGVLTLLLSEQETNRALAVACATGVLFAMLSALFVLPAALVLCGRGLFWPFVPRVGAPAREGRIWGRLGAVVVRRPVPVAALSVLLLAGLAAGGLGIRTGLSETEQFRVEPEAVAGAQTLARAFPAGATAPVAVLTAPTAVPAVAAAAEAVPGVASVRPGDTGADIAQLDVVLDAEPGTPAADRAIVALRDAVAAVDGSAPPTVDGLDAFDGAVVGGTVAATHDSDEANGRDLRLILPIILLLVLAVLVALLRGLLAPLLLVLTVVASFFASLGAAWLLFDHVLGFPALDSGVLLLAFVFLVALGVDYNIFLVTRAREDARRAGTRDGMLSALRVTGGVITSAGVLLAAVFAVLGVLPLILLTQIGVIVCIGVLLDTLLVRTVLVPALAFLLGDRFWWPGRIRPEHRADTPAPAADEPAPR, via the coding sequence ATGTCCCTGTTCACCCGCGTCGCCCGGGGCCGGTTGGCCGCCTGGCTCACCGTGGTCGCCGCGATCGTCGTCGGCGGAGTCGTCTTCGGGCTGCCCACCCCCGACAACCCGCCGCCCGTCTCCGCCACCGGCCTGTCCACCCAGTGGCAGTCTACCCAGGTCGAACGCCTCCAGGAACGGCTGCCGTCGGCCGACGTGCAACCGGCGATCGTGGTGCTCAGCCGCGCCGACGGCGACCCGCTCACCGACACCGACCGCGCCGCCGTCACCACCACCGCCGACGAGCTGACCCGGCACGCCGACGGCGGTCGCGTCGCCCCGCCGCAGATCTCCCCGGACGGCACGGTGGCCCTGCTCGTCGTGCCGTTCTCCACCGCCGGCGGTCAGGACGCCGTCGCCGAGCAGGTCGCCGCGCTCCGCGACGACCTCACCGACCTGGCCGACCCGCTGCGCGCGGAAGTGACCGGCGCGCCCGCCTTCACCGCCGACCTCACCCGGGTCTTCGAAGGCGCCGACGTCACCCTCCTCGCGGTCACCGCCGGCGTCGTCGCGCTGCTGCTGCTGATCACCTACCGCAGCCCGTTGCTGTGGATCGTGCCGCTGGCCATCGTCGCCGCCACCGAACAGATCACCCTGCGCGCCATCGAGACCGTCGTCCCGGCCGTCGGGATCAACCTGCAGACCGGCGCGGTCACCGGCATCGCCAGCGTGCTGGTCTTCGGCGCGGCCACCGACTACGCGCTGCTGCTCATCGCCCGCTACCGGGAGGAGCTGCGCCGCGACGACGACCGGTTCACCGCCATGCGCGCCGCCCTGCGCCGCACCGCCGAACCGATCCTGGCCAGCGGCGGCACCGTCGTCCTCGGGGTGCTCACCCTGCTGCTGTCCGAGCAGGAGACCAACCGGGCCCTCGCCGTGGCCTGCGCCACCGGCGTGCTGTTCGCCATGCTCTCCGCGCTGTTCGTGCTGCCCGCCGCGCTGGTGCTGTGCGGTCGGGGCCTGTTCTGGCCGTTCGTGCCCCGCGTCGGCGCCCCCGCCCGGGAGGGACGGATCTGGGGCCGCCTCGGCGCGGTCGTGGTCCGCCGCCCGGTCCCGGTCGCGGCGCTGTCCGTGCTGCTGCTGGCCGGCCTCGCCGCCGGTGGGCTCGGCATCCGCACCGGCCTGTCCGAGACCGAACAGTTCCGGGTGGAGCCCGAGGCCGTCGCCGGGGCGCAGACCCTGGCCCGGGCCTTCCCCGCCGGCGCGACCGCGCCGGTCGCCGTGCTCACCGCCCCGACGGCCGTGCCGGCCGTCGCCGCCGCCGCCGAGGCCGTGCCCGGCGTCGCCTCCGTCCGCCCCGGCGACACCGGCGCCGACATCGCCCAGCTCGACGTCGTGCTCGACGCCGAGCCCGGCACCCCCGCCGCCGACCGGGCCATCGTGGCGCTACGCGACGCCGTCGCCGCCGTCGACGGCTCCGCGCCGCCCACGGTCGACGGACTCGACGCCTTCGACGGGGCGGTGGTCGGCGGCACCGTCGCCGCCACCCACGACTCCGACGAGGCCAACGGCCGGGACCTGCGGCTCATCCTGCCGATCATCCTGCTGCTCGTCCTGGCGGTGCTGGTGGCGCTGCTGCGTGGCCTGCTCGCGCCGCTGCTGCTGGTGCTGACCGTGGTGGCGTCGTTCTTCGCCAGCCTCGGCGCGGCGTGGCTGCTCTTCGACCACGTGCTCGGCTTCCCCGCCCTGGACAGCGGCGTCCTGCTGCTGGCCTTCGTGTTCCTCGTCGCCCTCGGCGTCGACTACAACATCTTTCTGGTCACCCGGGCCCGCGAGGACGCCCGCCGGGCCGGCACCCGCGACGGCATGCTCTCCGCGCTACGGGTCACCGGCGGCGTCATCACCAGCGCGGGCGTCCTGCTCGCCGCCGTGTTCGCCGTCCTCGGGGTGCTGCCGCTGATCCTGCTCACCCAGATCGGCGTCATCGTCTGCATCGGGGTGCTGCTGGACACCCTGCTGGTCCGTACCGTCCTGGTGCCGGCCCTGGCGTTCCTGCTCGGCGACCGGTTCTGGTGGCCCGGCCGGATCCGCCCGGAACACCGGGCCGACACCCCCGCCCCGGCGGCGGACGAGCCCGCCCCGCGCTGA